A window of Pyrobaculum aerophilum str. IM2 contains these coding sequences:
- a CDS encoding DUF2201 family putative metallopeptidase, protein MRIYVNPEEWLALPEKDRVAVLVHELMHIVLLHVPRVKELMARYPLPPWVYNFVTDAKANQEIIGPLFPPLQLTWRPIMPEDVEQRFSVKGAREKSLEEIIKEVYEKEVQRAGEAPPPSSPQDLQLDGGSEQRGEVIQEGDEPAGRGLTAEEIKAAVARKVVEAVVTLKTAGIDPGKWDRLAAELLKPRADWRGLLRPALQHGVGRAVRRTWSRPSRKAPGLYPGKELLGHGKVVFLIDVSGSIGDRELSQFLTEAYAAAKEVGRIVVVTWDAKVQGEFALTRHSDIRKIKVKGGGGTAITPALRHVLEKHKDAALYVILSDWEISDLDKAREVLEEIAPRTIAVTTSRPPPPLPFLKVIRLE, encoded by the coding sequence ATTAGGATATATGTAAACCCGGAGGAGTGGCTCGCCCTGCCCGAGAAGGACCGCGTCGCCGTTTTAGTACACGAGCTCATGCACATAGTCCTCCTCCACGTCCCCCGGGTGAAGGAGCTAATGGCCAGATACCCCCTACCCCCGTGGGTGTACAACTTCGTGACAGACGCCAAGGCAAATCAAGAGATAATCGGCCCCCTCTTCCCCCCTCTCCAACTCACCTGGCGTCCAATTATGCCGGAGGACGTGGAGCAGAGGTTCTCAGTCAAGGGGGCGAGGGAGAAGAGCCTCGAGGAGATTATTAAGGAGGTCTACGAGAAGGAAGTACAGAGGGCTGGGGAAGCCCCGCCTCCCTCCTCTCCCCAAGATCTCCAGCTAGACGGCGGGTCTGAACAGCGGGGGGAGGTGATACAAGAGGGAGACGAACCAGCGGGGAGGGGGCTCACGGCCGAGGAGATAAAGGCGGCTGTGGCGAGGAAAGTGGTTGAAGCCGTCGTGACGTTAAAAACGGCGGGTATAGACCCGGGGAAGTGGGACAGGCTGGCCGCAGAGCTCTTAAAGCCCAGGGCAGACTGGAGGGGGCTCCTCCGCCCGGCGCTACAACACGGCGTGGGGAGGGCGGTTAGGAGGACGTGGTCGCGGCCGTCGAGAAAAGCCCCAGGGCTGTACCCCGGCAAGGAGCTGTTGGGCCACGGGAAAGTGGTGTTTTTAATAGACGTAAGCGGGTCTATAGGCGACAGGGAGCTGTCCCAGTTCCTCACCGAAGCGTACGCCGCGGCTAAAGAGGTCGGGAGAATTGTAGTCGTGACGTGGGACGCCAAGGTGCAGGGGGAGTTCGCGCTCACTCGCCACTCCGACATCCGAAAGATTAAGGTGAAGGGGGGCGGAGGCACTGCCATAACCCCGGCGTTGCGCCACGTCCTCGAAAAACACAAAGACGCGGCCCTGTACGTAATACTAAGCGATTGGGAAATCAGCGACTTGGACAAGGCGAGGGAAGTGCTGGAGGAAATAGCGCCGAGGACAATCGCGGTGACCACCTCCAGGCCCCCGCCCCCGCTCCCCTTCTTAAAAGTAATACGCCTTGAGTAA
- a CDS encoding ATP-binding protein: MAFSVRVTEIPLEDRLFLIGPPGIGKTEVVMQKAEEEAARMGRLFVNLREEIPPDLFQRPEKYYVFLRVVAPHVFPEDLGLPKHADGYAEFLPPKALKAMTLKGIAGVLFIDELSNVQRDDQIAMYYSLILEKEAGWMLRISDGVKIIAAGNPPEWSEVARPIPKPLRNRLTIINVAPPTVEEWTAYMQRRYGDGWERLAALHLAVYPEDFLSPPPEDSSPFPTPRSWTSLAVLLHKHKNASDGLKEALAVGNLGEEVGARFAALLRTNLNIKEALRKLEKSPSYFDKLTVNQRLLLLDAVAQQPLDRLAGPLKGFLEHLSREHREMLVLVTLLMDREKRVALMKKLTDLYAEVAGELSRYV, from the coding sequence ATGGCCTTTTCCGTCCGGGTGACGGAAATCCCCCTGGAGGACAGGCTGTTTTTAATAGGGCCCCCCGGCATCGGCAAGACCGAGGTGGTCATGCAAAAGGCGGAGGAGGAGGCGGCGCGGATGGGGAGGCTTTTTGTAAACTTGCGGGAGGAGATCCCGCCCGACTTGTTCCAAAGGCCTGAGAAGTACTACGTGTTCCTCCGCGTGGTGGCCCCCCACGTATTCCCCGAGGATCTAGGCCTGCCGAAACACGCCGATGGATACGCCGAGTTCCTCCCCCCGAAGGCCCTCAAGGCCATGACGTTGAAGGGCATAGCGGGAGTCCTCTTTATAGACGAGCTGAGCAACGTCCAGAGAGACGACCAAATCGCCATGTACTACTCGCTGATTTTAGAAAAGGAGGCGGGTTGGATGTTGAGGATTTCAGACGGGGTGAAGATAATTGCCGCCGGGAACCCCCCTGAGTGGTCTGAGGTGGCCCGGCCAATTCCAAAGCCCCTGAGGAACAGGCTGACTATTATAAACGTCGCCCCACCGACTGTGGAAGAGTGGACTGCCTACATGCAAAGGCGTTACGGCGATGGCTGGGAGAGGCTGGCCGCGCTGCACCTCGCCGTGTACCCAGAGGACTTTTTATCCCCGCCGCCGGAGGACTCCTCCCCGTTCCCAACGCCCAGGTCTTGGACGAGCCTGGCCGTTCTGCTCCACAAGCATAAAAACGCCTCTGATGGCTTAAAAGAGGCGCTGGCCGTGGGGAATTTGGGCGAGGAGGTGGGGGCCAGGTTCGCGGCCCTTCTGCGGACAAACTTAAACATCAAAGAGGCCTTGAGGAAGCTGGAGAAAAGCCCCAGTTACTTCGACAAGCTAACCGTCAACCAGAGGCTTTTGTTGCTCGACGCCGTTGCTCAACAGCCGCTTGACAGACTGGCGGGGCCCCTCAAGGGCTTTTTAGAACACTTGAGCCGAGAGCACAGGGAGATGCTGGTGCTCGTCACTCTGTTAATGGACAGGGAGAAGAGAGTCGCCTTGATGAAAAAACTGACAGACCTCTACGCCGAGGTTGCCGGGGAGTTATCCCGTTATGTATGA